Part of the Triticum aestivum cultivar Chinese Spring chromosome 4D, IWGSC CS RefSeq v2.1, whole genome shotgun sequence genome is shown below.
ACGCATGATTACTTTTGAGTGGGAAATAATTCCTCTGTAAACTTTTGTAAGACGTTTTAGGCcactgaagtactccctccgttcctaaatatttgtctttttagagatttcaaatgatcaccacatacggatgtatatagacatattttagagtgtagattcgctcattttgctccgtatgtagtcaccatttgaaacctctaaaaggacaaatatttaggaacggagggagtataagttaaAGATGATAAAGATGCATGGCGTATGGGCTCCATCCACGGCGTTAATCCATCAAGTCAAAGATGGAGACACAGTGTCACCACCTGACCTGACCCACAGATCGATCATCTGAGCACCCGGTAACCAACACACTCATTTATCATGATGACATGTTTTGACAAGAGCAATTCCTAATGGCCGTTAATATATTTAAATTGTCATAGTCAGTTCCCATGGTGCTTGTTGATAGTATAATTTAGTTGTCCTAATCAGTATACATGGCAATCCACTGGGTGAGATAGCTACCTGATCTGATGTAGTAGATGTTACCATTTGTCACTGCCAAATACTACTGGGTGATGACGCTTGGTTAGACTTTGGCAGCCAGATGAGAGTATCCGAGAGTTGATTTGACACTGACGAAAATTTAGGGCAGAAAAGAAACAACTGTTCTTTATACACACTCCCTCCGATCTTGtttactccgcgtattagatttGTGCCAAGTCAAACATTGCAAACTTTGACCAAAGTTTGCAATGTTGATTTGGCACTgtgaatgttgatatattttttctataagtttggtcaaagtagagataatttgactttggacaaaacttatatgcaaactaaaaaggaccggagggagtactacaacaTGCTGATATAATTTGATTCGTCTTGTTGGAGGAAGCTAAGGCACTAACAACAACCCATCATCTATCAACAACTTTTTGGCGAAAAGGAGAATATCAACATTCAACAGCTAGGCCATTGACAATGAGACGTTCCAGATTTCCCCCAGAAGCTGATGAATGTAAGCTGTCAATTTCTAGGCTCTCTAGCTAGCCTGAAAGAAATGTTCTACTACCTCACAAGAAGCAACTCCCTCCAGCCATGCGTGTCAGCATCGGGTATGAGCACGACGGCGTCTGTATACATCAGGTTCTTTGGCCATGCATGAATGCATATGTCTCTTTGAGTCTCTGCAGTGCAGAATCTAGCGTTAGATAAGATATATCTTCAAACCAAAGCGAAGGGCCATGTAAAATAAGTAAATGGTTGCGATTCTTCGGGCATCTCCAACACGAACACGGATCCATAAAGCAGACACTGTATTTGTCCGCAGACAGTGATACGGTAGCCGGTCATCCAACCatgcccgcatacatttcaaactggATTTGAATAAACCGAACCAATTTCATGCAAACCGGATGATTTTTAGTTAAATCAGACCGAGATCATTACATTTTCGACACATTTCAACTAAACAAACCAGTCTAAATGATCGCCGGCCGTGGCGGAGTCCGTTTCCAAGTCCTGTCTTCCCCATATCCGGCAAGCTCACCGGCCGGCCGTGAGCATCAGGAAGTGAAGCTGCGGGAGGGGGGAGAATATGAGTAGCCATCCTCGGAACCCAAGCCGCGACGGCAtcccatgtcctactcttcctTGCCGGAGTCCGTTTTGTCGACGATGCCGGACGTGGATATGCCGGCCTCGGGGTCGTGGCGGCTGGGTGCGAACCGCGGTGGCGTCGCCGACGCCGTGGACAAGAAAAGAACAGTAAATGATTGCTATTCTTTTTCTGTTGGTGGCAAACAGGAAAAGAAATtaaaaagcctcttttgtgtggaCAGGATACCCAACCAAGCGCAATGGTTGCAAAATCGTTTGGTACCTCAGGATTTTACGGTCCATCTCATGCCCATCTCGTGCTTGGTTGCAAGATGAACAGACATATGAAGAGCCATGGATAGAGGTGTTGAAGTTGCTTCAGGATGCAGGGGCCTTGGATTCAGGGTTCAGAGAAGAAAACAGAGCTCATCTCTGCTTTCTTGACATGGCCTTCTGGGGCAGTATAGTGGTAACTAGTGAGATTCCATAGAAGGCAGGCAGAGGCAGGCTAGCCTGGGCCTGGAATCAGGGTGGTACTACTGTACATCAGCGAACTGTATCTAGCTGCACTGAAAGTCTGAAACGATGCATGCATGCTAACAGTAGCTAGCTGCACTGAAAGTCTGAAACGATGCATGCTAACAGTAGCTAGCTGCACTGAAATTCTGCAGAAGTCTTTGCCCAGCAGGCGACCCAATGGCCAATGGGCAATTGGGGCACTGCAGTAAAACTGGAATCGCCGATGCCTTATTTATTTCTTGATCGCAAGTTGAGCAAGAAGATATCACGTCAGAGGCCCAAAAATTGCCACCAATCAGTCGACGGACCCCCGATGCGCTTTGGGAAATGGGGGAAAGATTCCCATCTTTTTCAGGGTTGGCATGGTGTCTTGTCACTGTACTCCATAGGTTTGAATGTGAGTCGCCATTGCATCATCATCATAGTCCACTGTGCAGAGTGGGATTCTAGAAGCCTCCTGAGCTTCTCTTGCAATCTCTCTAGGTGGAGGGAGATGGATGATAGTAGTTCTTAATTTACTTTTTTGGGAATCATGATCATGGggatagatgatgatgatgatgatgatatgccGGGCCCTGAAGATGTAGCGATCAACCGGACTGATGCGACTTACATCATCTCTCGTAGTATCAACTTGAGTTAACCGGAACCATCAAGGAAAGTAATTAGTACTAGTATTTTCCTACCTCTGTAACTGTAAACAAACAGATGAAAATTACATGACGAGGGTGACAGACAGGTGCTGGTGAAGGAAGGAGGACAAGGAAGATTGGCCACTTTACATGACCTCATTTGAACCACTACTCACATTTATTGGGATTTGCATTTGCAGCAGGTCACGCCCATTTTCTTTCCCTTCTTTCTAAATGATTGCAATAAGTTGTGGGAAAGTGTTACCCTTCTGTCTTTTCTGAAATGAGCAGTGAAGTGTTACCGTTCTGTTTTGTGTTCTTCTGCTCCCCGAGAAGAAAAACTTCTTCTGTTCGGCAGGGCTAGTTTAGCTTCAGCCCAACCTTCCAACTCTGTCCACATCGAAAGTCCACGATTCCATGACCGCAACTCATGCCGCTGGTTGCGGCGCATAGGCCGATCTGACTCGGCCAGGCCACTAGCGGCTGTACAACTTGTACCGTAGCATCCCAAGTACTATAGCACGATACTATATATGGCCCTGTTTGGTTtggctgtggatttctaaaagcagcttTGAAAAATCTGttgtggaaaatctgatgtgaaaatgatgtaggtcatttggcaaaccagctgatacagctttttcagattttggcccgcagcggaatcagattttggaaagcacgtcctgggctgTTTCTgtttttggttcagattttggcagcggatttctgaaatcggattctgctgggttcgccctttggttcagatccggctgcgcggcagcggaatccgtcgataaaagctgaaccaaacagggccagGCAAGTTGCAATTTTGGAATTATTTGAACAagtttttgaaaaacatgaacagTTCTTGGAAAaatcaaacaaaatttgaaatgccGAACTgtttttgaaaacacaaacaaaaaaatTAAATTCAGAACAAATTTACAACGTTATGagcatttttcaaaaaaaacacaaacaaaatttgTAAACGTTAGCATTtttaaaattctgaacattttaaatatttcaaatgTATTCCAAAAAATGTggaaaattttcaatatccaataTTTTTTGTAAAATGTGAATATTTTTTAGAAATTGCAAACATTTTCTGAAACTTTCAGACAATATCTAAAATTTTCAACAGATTTTGGAAAATTATTTTTAAATTTTCTTACgagatttttttaaaaataataaaaatttgaagattttaaaaaaataaataaattgcgaATTTTCTGAAACAGCAAAATGTAAATTTGAAATTCTAAAGAATTTTTTGGGAAAGTGATTTTTAAAacaattatgaacatttttttaaatgaacaTTTCTTAATCCTACAAAATCGGAAGATATTGAACATTTTTTGACAttgggaatatatatatataataaaaagaaatagaaaataaataaatggatAGAAAGAAAACATAGTAAAAGAAACCAACAAAAAAAACCGGTCCAAGAAccatctagaaggttcccaaaacaagAAGAAAACCATACAAAAAATGCTAGGCTAAAGCTAGATAATGGGACAGCCTAGTCTATCGCTCGTTCGTTCGTGTGCGTTTGATCGACTCTTTGACGCACAAAGCGTCATATAGGGAATTCGTATAGATAGGGCCATCAATCATCGGTCAAACATTTTAAGATTGAATGCGTAACTTCCTTCCGTCATTTCGACATTACACGGAAAGTATGGATTTTGACGAGTGTCAAGGAACCATGGGATGTTTCTTTGTATAACGGTTTACTCTATCTGAGAAACTAATGCAAGTAAATTAAGTGTTCATTCTTGGTGTAAAtttctattggaaatatgccctagagacaataatattatattattatatttccatttttcatgattaagagtttatatttcatgctataacttcTATGATCCTGGAAtgtgtgattcagtggaaaactcatatgcatgtgtggaatgataaacggtaaaatatAGGTTTCCAGTCTTgtctctaagactggctcaagtgttgttggtgatccgATTTTTCGGATCTtatgatatcattaagtgtaacgatagtcctaaaacaacactgAGAGTGTGACGTTAGAAAAATGATcgtattgaatcgacccaaacttgtttgttatactatgAGATAATATCATCTGTAACACGGAgggttagcatgtgttttagtttctcggaccatgagagtatcgtagtcactccCTACCATatggtggactttggggttgctcaaacatcatctgcaacatggtgatcataacgacaacttacatgttcatcggaaagtttgacaagggactagacaGCTCGAGAGTAGGATTTGCTcttccgacgatggagagatattcttagggacctctcggtgtgacggcatccatcgtcgtctggccagacacaggtgactacgtcacggggatgccggaacatttcaacgagaaagaagaacaaaaccggtaacgagaaGAACGGTATAATGAGCATGTgcatgactcaagaggatactggCACACCTCAGATTTTGTAaatgtcattcgtgtaatcatagggatcgatatggacgtccacagtttcgctatcggtcattgaacggaAAGGGTCtcattcatgtctatgatttaccgaaaCTACGGGGTCAAAAGCTTAAGATAATCACGATCTACTGGGTGTTAGTAGGACGAGAGTATCGAGGATTTATGCGtcgaattgtttcattaatatttgaaatagtttcgagaggaatcggaagcgtttcggggtgatcggaagggtttcggagtttatcaagtaataccgggtattactgataaataatatatagatgtaaaatattttcaaagatgttcaattatatatataatgttctaATAATTGTTAGAAGGCttttatatataggtggaaggaaTATTGGGCTACATTGGCCCAAAAGGAAGTGGCGCCCGGGGCCGAATTGGAGTGGGGCAGGAGTACTCCAGCTCCAATTCGGCCCCGTCAGCAAGTTTCAAAACCTCATAGCAGTCCATAACGTCGGCCATGTTGCAACTTCTATGTGATGAATCGATAATCTGCAGGAAGAATCGACATCGACGACTGACCGCAACGCCAGCATGTTGCAAACCACCCGATCTCAACATGGATCATGCTGCAAAACATTCGTCGTACGAATCTCCGAGCGCAAATACGACTCATGTCCAAACCTCCGACCACAACATGAATCATGTTgtaaacttcctcagttgcatcaGACAGATCGCAATATGACCCATGTTGTAAACCATCAATCGGTCAATGTGTAGGGTTTGCCTAAAATATATTTGGAGATGCCGAAGGGTCCAAAACTAGTCTCTTTTGCGATAAACACACTCTTTTTTCTGAAAAAGAAGGTTGAGACCTCCGCCCTCTGCATCAAAGATGAACACAACCATTTTTATTATATTATTCAACAAACTATGACAAAAGAATACATCAATCAATCAGAAGCCACCTTCGAGGTGGCATCTGTCGCAACACCTACAAGCTTAATGATGGGAGTGTCCATGATCGGTAACATCACCCTGACCTCACACCGAAACTGCACCATCAAAATCTGGAGGCCTCACCAGGTCACCCACCGGTGAGCGAGGAGCACAAACCGGTCAAGCAAATCCCCAGCGTGCATCACATGCGCATGCTACAGAGGCCGCTGCCGTCGCCTTTCGCTAACCCATCTTCAAGACATGGATCAATGCATTCACCTTGCCAGGATTGTCGTCGGCGTCGCCAAGACACCAGACATCGCCACCACCCTACACGCATCCATCATACCGCGCCCTCCGCCTAGACTCCACAGTTCCATGCAACCGTGACCTGCCATCATCGATACGGTAGATGCCACAACGCTCCACCTCCTGGCCCCTCTAGCGCCTACTCAAAAACAATGTCCCAAGGAGGGAGAATGACCTCAAGCGCCGGCATCGTCCGATCCAAAAGGCCCAgttcttaccccccccccccccaagcaatCCGAGCGAGTAGACGAGAGATGCAATGATGATGCCTTCAACAGGGTAACGCCGCCATCATATGCCAAGACTGAAGTTGGCTCACTTTTTACTGGCAGTCGCACCTCCCCTTCCTCGCCACCGGCGGAACCCGACGGGCCAGATCGGGTCGGACCCGGCCAAAGCAAGTGCAACGCCGCGACCTTTCCATTGCTGGCCAAGACCTCCACGAGCAAGGATGGGGGCTACCACCCCACCCCATCGCGACGAGCCAGAGCAAGAGCGCCAGCCATTGCCACCAAGGTGCTGCTAGGAAAGACGACGACCGCAGTTGGAGGAGCATTGAGACGTGTTGTTCGGCCAAGCCATCCCCGCCAGATCTTTTCGCCGTCGTGGTGTGGATCAAACATGTGGGGACAGGCCGGGGCACCTGCCTTAGCTTCCGCCGCGGCCTTGCCCCCGTGACGCGACGAAGGAAGGCCTCGCCGCCGCCATCATCCCCCGCTCGGGCTTTGCCCAGCGACGCTCTGCTGGTGGCGAGGAAATCAGAGGCGGtgtgcggctagggttaggagggggtgGGGGTGGTTTAGGAGTGGGAGGGTCGGGTTAGGAGCGGGCCGATCGGCCAGAACCTAGTCACATCCTACATCGCCATAAACATGCTCTACCCGGCCAGTACCGAACCAAGATATCTAGTATATCGGGACTAGATAGCACAATCATCTGCTTGATTGTGGGTACCTTCCCCCTTAGCAACCCCCCATGTGCTTGATTGCGTGGAGCTATGGAAGGATGGATACGGCTAAGCCGAACCAACTAAGCAAATAGCTAGAAAGCTGATAGCAAGACAGACAAAGACACGGGGGATCTGATCATAAGAAACTTATCTCGGATGAGATGAGACGGCGGGTGTGCAGTGCAGGGCAGGCAGAGAGCATGTTCTGCGGTGCGGTTCCAGTCTAATTAGTATGCTGATTACGACGAGACCGAAGTCAAATTAATCATGCTGGCTAAGCCCCTGATGTGACATAATGAATCCAGTAGCTAGCCATGTGGCATGGATGTTGACGCGATTGCGGTACCGGCTCGGGGTGGGTGTGCGGCGTAATAAGATGAGTGCAGTGCTATTTAAAAAGAAAATTGCAGAGAACATTCTGGGAACCTTTTCTGCAACTGAAGTGCAGTTGCCTGAAAACCAGCAGGCTTGAAGACCTCACAACTCCCCCGGCCAAGCCGGACGACGCCTCTCCATAAATATGCAGCGTGGGGATAAGATTCAGCGTTATCATGTGAGCTGCGTTCACGACCGACTTGGGGCAACACTTTCGTGAGGAAGATCTTGTGACCTGCAAACACAGTATACAGTAATAGCATCATACCAGAAAAGAGGAGAGGGGCAGCGTCCATGAATGAAGACGATGAGGCAGTAAATTTCATCACGTATCTCATGACATATACAAAAGAAAAAAGGTATCATCCGTAGCTAGCTCTTGGACTTGGTTGGCTCAGAGTCATCAGTTCATCACATGGTTGCCGATGCCTTCTTTGTCCCTGGCTGGGATGTACTGCTATACATGTGGCCTGCGATCGAGAGCGTGCACGTACGTACGCATAGCCACTGCGCTCCACATGTGCCGGCCGCGTAGGACGGACAAGCTGGTGCGTCGGCAGTTCCAACACATcacccacatgcatgcatgcatgcatggcctcGGTTCATCTCATCAAGTCATCAGGGCATGATTGCAGCAGCCTATCTACTACTACTATCATCGTTGGCGGGGCCATGTTGCCATGCATGCATGGGCATGGCTCGTCTCGGGATTTGCAGACCAAAGAAGCCATGGCCGCGTGCGTGTCTCATCTTGTGTTTACGTCCATCCTTTGGCTCCCACTCTGTTTTTCAACCCCGCCACCCCTGCCCACTCTGTTTTTCATCCTCCACTCTGTTTTTCGGCCGTGAAAAGAGCATATGGTATTGGATTTGGATGACTCTGAAACGCagccaacaacttcactgccagtGTCACTGTACTAATATCTTTGTCATGCCACTCGCCCCATTCCTTCGGCCAACGGAAAAGGATGTTTGGAGTGGCAACATTGACCGGAGTGCGTTGGGCAGGCATCCATCCAAGTAATTGTCTGGATAACCCAACAGTTATTAGTTTGATCAAGTGATTATGCTATAGTACTAGTAGGACCACGAGTCATTAAACTATCACTGATATTTCTCTAGGTATGGATAGATCTCCCTGTCTCTAGGTACTTGTGTAATCTTCTTGGAAACGAACATGCAAACATCAATAACTTGCGTTCCACTCAACACTCTCCACGCAATTACGCTCGTACCCTATCCCTATCAGAAGAACAATGACTCTTCCATAGAAGATGATGTGCAATCGAGTAGCATCACGTGTATGGGCCTGAATAGCATTATGGCAATGAAATGGACTAGGAAATTTATGACACCCCAAATCAAAATTGACGTCGAACTACTTGTATAACTCCTCTCGGGGAGCGAAATCATTACATACAGTACAAGATAAGCCTTCCCCATGGCAAATATAATGAAAATGCAGACCTAAATTCCAGTTGTCAACCAAAGTGCGGAAGGAAGAAGAACCATGTGCTTATAGAAGCATTTAAATGGAAGACAAAGACAGACGGTCGGTATAGCTTCCTAGCTAACGGAGTATGTGCACTAACCAAAATGTGGTTACATTTCGGAAATAGCGAAAGACAAGGAGTGTCGGAATAGACCATGCGCTTAATCAAACATTCAGGAAGTGCGCCTGTGAAGATCAGGCACGTACTTGTGTTTAGTCAATAAGCTGTTTAGCTGATAAGAAAAGGATAGACAGTATGGCAGTAGACAAAGACTCTTCCAGCTAACAACAACACAAGCCCATTAACATGGAATGTTGACATGTGAACAATAAGTTAAACTTCTCCATTTCGAGAGATTAACGGTCAGGATGTAAAGCAGTATAAAATGACATCAAAAGTTCAAAACCAAAAGGCAGTACAAGTTGCAAATGAATTCGAGGGGCTGATCAAGTTCCGATGCAGTATTATGCAATCCATTCAATTCATGCAGGTCTAGAAAATTGCATTTCATTCATTAAATTCCAGTTTCTTATGTTTTCTTACAAAATAGTTTCAGCTCCAGATCTTAGTTTTTTTAGATAATTTCAGTTTAATGCCTTCTTAAAGAAAGTCAGTTTCACAAAATGTGGTTTTGATCTTTAGTAGACCAAAGCACAAAGCTATGATGTTCTTCTTTCCCGCAAAAAATAAAACATGATGTTTTTTCATACCTTTGCCGAATTTTTATGGACATGCTCGGGTACCAAAATCAAGAAATATCTCAGAGTACTGCCAAGACATTAGAGTTCCACTACTGCTACGGTACAACATATATAGTACAAGAAACTGGATGGTCCATCCTAGTTGCGACATGGAATCTTATAATAAGAAACAAAAGGTGTCATTTCTTTTGGAGGAAACAAATAACAAATAATGAACGTCAGTTAGCATTTAAAGAAATAAGTAAAGCATCGGTGGACTGAATTTTGCACTGTGCCAGCTAGGAACAAGGGTCCAGCCATCACCTTCCAGTAAGAAAATCTTCTATGGAGCCTTCACTTAATACTTTTAGTTATCTAAGACTTTATTTTGGATATCTGTTGCTTAGAACGCAAACTTCGGTGGTACCAACATGAACAGTTGAAGCAATAATAGTTAGTATGCTCTACAAAGTAAATCATGATTCCATAATAAATGCAATAACCAATTCAATTTCATCTGAAAAATGATTCACCACCAGCAAAGATTCCATGGGCCAGTGTAAATCGTGGAATCCATTTGCCATCCTTCATGAAAAGAGGTGTCAACCGACTAAAGCTATACCTAGACCTTTTCAAAATATAAACAAAATCTACAAAATTGGTACTACCGTGTATGCCCTCCACCTCTAAATCTTAATCACAGGTGGCTGCTGGAATCTGTATGGTAATTTTTTTGTTTAATTTTGTTTTTACCAAGCCATGTTAGAAAGGCTAGTGGATGGAGTAAGTGTACATCCTCGAACGATATGCGAACTCACAATTATGCAATTCAGAGTATCTCAGGAACCAACTGCCACTTATAAAGGACGAGCAAGCATGGACAGTATTGATTGACAAGAACATCCTACGGCACTTTGAGTTTATGGAGTAACTTGTGCTGGTGCATAAAACCTAATCTGGTAGCAGGGTGAGATGTCCTCCCTCTGGCAGCTGGCTGGCTCATGTCACCGGAAACAGCACTGCCTGGCTCAAACATTTGTAGAAATCCATACCTACAGGGAAAAACTGGAGAAAACTGAAACTTGACAAAGAACCAACTCCTGAAAAATATGTATACTCGGTGGCACCGGTGGATTGATCAGCAAGGGACAAAGGTTGCATTTTGTGTGGAAGGGGAGAGGCCCCCCAAATTCCCACAGCAACAGCAACACTTTCCAGCCACCAACTGATGCCAGAGTTTTTAAATGCCAGGAAAAAGGCCAGCAAACGAGGCAGGCTCACACCCAACTAACTCTGTCTCAAATCTCTCGCCTCAGAACATGCAGCAACGCCTTCCAATCATAAATACACCCCATCCCATCCCCTGCCCTCACAACCGTAATAACCTCCTCCCCTACAAATAGCCTCCCAAGAAGCCAACCAAGGCCAGCACAGCACAGCACAGAGCAATAGCAATAGCCATAGCCAGCAGCAATGGAGATAGAGTCGGTCAAGTGTGAGTGCTGTGGCCTGAGGGAGGACTGCACCCCGGACTACATTGCGAGCGTGAGAGCCGGCTTCTACGGCCAGTGGCTGTGCGGGCTGTGCTGCGAGGCCGTCAGGGACGAGGCCGGCAGGAAGAAGCAGGCTCACCCGGGCGTCGAGGAGGCCGTGCGGGCGCACATGGCCTTCTGCAAGAAGTTCAAGTCCAACCCCGCCGTCCGGGTCGCCGACGGCATGCGCCAGATGCTCCGGAGGCGGTCCGGTGACTTGTCCAAGCCGccgggctcctcctcctccaacaagtACGGCACTGCGCAGGTCGGAGATGATTCGCCCGTGTCGCTATATTAATTGAGGAGTACACCGTTACCATTCTATGGCTTGTAGACCATCTAGTGCTTTTTTCTCAGGCTCAAATCTCCTGTTTCTTTTGTCATTTTTGGCGTATGTTCTTATTGTGGAAAGAACTTGGAATGTACAGAAAGTCATAAATTTCTACGAAATAGATGCTAATAGTGCTTGGCTTTGAAATGAGACTGTGTTCTTTTTGTTCGTTTTAAGAACGAAGCAATCATGAGTTGCCAACATATACTACTACTACTTAGATAGATGTGCTAATTGGTTTCTTGTTGCAACCTAACAAAGACAAGGAGGAGGTTAGCATGCATGTGCAAGCAACATTGTTCACACTACTCGCTGTGTCTGACGTGATTTGCGATGGAGACGCCGCACCAAGAATCAAGGCAATCTATTTATCTATGTACCGGTGTTACCTAAAGCTGGTGGCTGCTGTTGCACCACTATACTGACTGTGATCAAGATTATAGTGATAGCTAAAGTGATGGCATTTGGAACTCCTTTTTTTCCCCCTTTCCAATGTTCACATTATACTGATAGCTGCTGACCACAGCATGTGCAGTTTGATATCAAGATTGTAGAAGTATTGTGATTTCTCATATGAGTGTGTGGTCTAATCAGGAACAGGTTGAGGACACTATCAGTTCAACAGTCCTGAAGACAAGGACAGACCATTAGGGTGTATCTAT
Proteins encoded:
- the LOC123099354 gene encoding uncharacterized protein: MEIESVKCECCGLREDCTPDYIASVRAGFYGQWLCGLCCEAVRDEAGRKKQAHPGVEEAVRAHMAFCKKFKSNPAVRVADGMRQMLRRRSGDLSKPPGSSSSNKYGTAQVGDDSPVSLY